Below is a genomic region from Dryobates pubescens isolate bDryPub1 chromosome 1, bDryPub1.pri, whole genome shotgun sequence.
gagccttctcttctccagactgaacaaccccaactccctcagtctgtcctcacagcagagcagctccagccctctgctcatccttgtggcccttctctggacaccttccagcacctccagatccttcctggagcagaggctgcagaactggacacagagctccatgtggggtctcaccagagtggagtagagggggagaatcccctccctggccctgctggccacccttctcttgctgcagcccaggctctgcttggctctctgggcttcaagtgctcactgctggctcctgttgagcttctcctcccccagcacccccaaggcctttccttcagggctgctctcaagccagtccctgcccagcctatagcagtgcctggtattgccctgacccagctgcaggaccttgcacttggtcttgttgaacctcatgaggttgtcatgggctcacctctccagcctgtcaaagtccctctggatggatcccttccctccagcatgtctgctgcaccctTTTGCACATGTATTCCTGAAACCAAGGCAGGTTGCTTAGCTCTGAAAGGTAAGAACTTACTGTCTGTACCTGGTAGTATCCATAGGACTCTCTGGGATTTACCTCTGCAAGTTAAAACTGCACAACTTAAGAAACCTcaaatttaaaagaaatcaaaaaGGCTCCCCTGACAGCacttaggatcatagaatcaacaaggctggaaaagatcttcaagatcatcaagtccaacctgtcacccaacacctcatgactactaaaccatggctccaagtgccacatccaatccctttttgaacacctccagtgatggtgactccaccacctccctgggcagcacatcccaatggccaatctgtctttctgggaagaactttctcctcacctccagcctaaacttcccctggcacagcttgagatggtgtcctcctgttctggtgctgcttgcctgggagaagagaccaacccccacctggctacaaccttccttcaggcagttgtagagagcaactgTAGAGGCACTTGTACCTGTTGTACATTACACAGAAGTgtgtacagaatacagaaggagtaaagaatacagaattaaccaggttggaaaagacctcagagatcatcaagtccaacctctcacccaacaccatctcatcaactaacccatggcaccaagtgcctcagccaggctcttcctaaacacttccagtgatggtgactccaccaccctgggcagcacatcccaatggcaagaGGTATGCTGAGGTCAGATTTCTGCAGTGCATCCTCTGGGGCAATTTCACTTTATTTACTTATGTGCTGGTTTAAGGAAATAATTTCAGCTttgtttcatagaatggtttggtttggaagggatcttaacaATCACCTAgtttcaatccccctgccatgggcagagacaccttccagtagaccaggttgctcaatgccctgtccaacctgttccagtgtctcaccaccttcactgtaaagaatttcttcctgtctaaatctccccttttccagcttaAACTCTTCAGTTTCCTTCTACTGATTTCTGCAAGGCAAGTTGCCTTGAATGCAGCTGTGAGACCAAAGCTGGAGGAGTCATCATACATGATTGAGGAGTTTGTCCACATCTAGAACTGAAACACCTTGCCACAtaggaacgtgctgcccagggaggtggtggagtcaccatccctggaggtgttcaaaaggggattggatgtggcacttggtgccacggtttagttgtgaggtctgtggtgacaggttggacttgatgatctttgaggtctcttccaaccttggtgattctgtgatagtctCACCACATCTTTGGCCTGAGAAAGCTCTTACATGATGAACATTTGAGATCTTCCTAGCAGAAGGCACATCCAATGACAGCAAAGTCTACAAGACCTTCCACTCCCAGTGTTCCATGGCTTGCTGCATTTGTGACATGGCTTTACAATCTGAACTACCAAAGAAAGTCTGAGGTGGTGTCACTGGCACCAGCTGGAacccctcactgctgctgcaccaaAGCCTGAAATGGTTGAAGACAAACACCTGGATCTAAAGCAGCAACACTTCAGAGTGCAGTGTAGCTGATACTTAACCTCCTGGCTCTACTCCAAAGACAGCTGAATACCTgctgggtgggttggttggttttccagTTCTGGCTTAGCAGTGGCCACCATCACATTCAAGAACCTGCACCCTAGGTGAATAAATCTCACACAAAGAGTCAGAAAACTgcaagcacccagcacagcaaggcacaagtgctcagccctgctctgcttctccctccaAAACACATATGCCTGGGCAGAGCAAGAAGAGCTATGAGTGCCCTGTGAAAATAAATGTGCAGGCTGCTGGATTTGCTGGGTAAACCAGGAAAAAAGCAGTGCAGCTGAGACTCTGGTTAAGTCAGAGGGACTGAGCTTCTCTCACTAGCTCAGCAAATCTTCAGTATTTTGTGCTCAGAAGCCCATCTTCAGCAGAAGTAAAAGGCACTGACTTGTGCTCAGGGCATCTTGCTGTCAtggggccaatggcatcctggcctgcatcaggaagagtgtggccaacaggaacagggaagtcattgtgccctgtgctcagcactggttaggccacaccttgagtcctgtgtgcagttctgggcccctcagtttaggaaagatgttgagctgctggaaggtgtccagagggcaacaaagctggggaggggtctggagcacagccctgtgaggagaggctgagggagctggggttgcttagcctggaaaagacatggctcaggggagaccttcttgctctcccaactccctgaagggaggttgtagccaggagggggttggtctcttctcccaagcaaccagcaccagaacaagaggacacagtctcaagctgtgccaggggaggtttaggctggatgttaggaagaagtttttcacagaatgagtgattgcccattggaaagggctgcccagggaggtggtggagttaccatccctggaggtgttcaagaggggattggacgtggcacttggtgccgtggtttagttgattagatggtattggttgataggttggactggatgatcttgaaggtcttttccaacctggctaattttattctattcagGCTGAGAATCCCAAGGGAAGATCAACATGGAGAAAGGTGGCTAACACCTAACTGCTGATCAGTGCTTAGACCCTATCCTTgcacatttctatgattctggggaGAGTTCCTCAATTCTGAGTGGTGCTTGTGACAGTGAGGCACAATTCCAGGGTCTAGGCACCCAACAGCAATGTGTTACACCACTCAGTATTGCAACCAAAAACCCTCTCCCCAAGTCCAAGTCTGTGCAGCTTTAAGGCTAGGAAGTCAGATCTAGCCACCAAGCAGGGATATGAAATCAGCCCTAGCCACCATTCAGACGTGGCTGTATGTTTTAAGGAAATAAACAAGTACTTTGAGGTGGGACTGAGCTTTATTCTTCTCCCTTTCATCCTCATTATTACACTGCTTTTTTTCAACATCCTCTCCAGGAAACAGGTTATACCTGACTTAAAACAGCATGAATACATACCCAACTGAGTGAGCTGAAACTGCTCTGAGGCAGGGGGGcatcatgaaaaaaacccaactgggTCAAAACCAAGAAGTGGTTCTGAATGAGCTTCTCCTGCACCACCAGTTAAAGTTCATCTTGATCACTGCGCTCACGGGAAGAAACCCAACGGCTCACTATCAGCtcctgaaagaaaaagcagcaagtgtagggcagggggggagaaaggcagggcaagggggtggggagaaaggcAGGGTAGGGGGAgaggggccaggctgggccaggcgggggagaggggctgggccgggggagaggggccgggccgggccagcagggcagggggagaggggccaggccaggccaggccagcagggcagggggagaggggccaggccaggccaggccaggccaggccagcagggcagggggagaggggccaggccaggccaggccaggccaggccagcagggcagggggagaggggccaggccaggccaggccagcagggcagggggagaggggccgggctgggccagcagggcagggggagaggggccaggccaggccaggccagcagggcagggggagaggggcaggagaagtaCCCCCCATTTTCCTGTGCAAATGCTTATATTCACAGTATCAGCCATGTGAAAATTAGAATATTAGATTAGAATATTTTAAGTCTTTAAAGAGCCCCAAAAACATTTCCTGTGAACTGAGTagagaattagttctgttctagctcaaagctggagaggggcacAGAGGACTCTTGTGCTTTTGTTGCAGCTTTGGGTACAAAGCCCAAAGCAagctgaagagaagcagcagctcagaggggCTCTGGCAGTCAGCTTTTTGGCAGCCCCAAAGCAAAGCTGCATGggcaaaggaaaacaattaCTCACTTGAACCTTGATCCTTTTCATGCATTCTGGTGTTGACATCTCCTCATCAGTCATGTCAGATGGTCTAATCAAATAGCACAACATCAGCTCCTGGTGGTACACaggacatagaatcattcaggctggaagagaacttcaagacgGAGTGcaagcattaacccagcaccaccaggtcaccactaagctatgtcccccagcaccacatctacacagctctgaaacccctgcagggatggggactccaccactaccctgggcaggctgttccagagcttgacaacccTGTTGGGGAAAAAATTGTTTCTCATGTCTAACTTAAACTTCCCGTGGGGCAAcgtgaggccatttcttcttacCATGtggaagaaaagaccaacccccacctccctttgggaaatgaggtctcccctcagcctcctcttctccaggttaagcaacctcagttccctctgctgctccttaccagaccagctctagcacctcaatgccctttTTGGTCTGAGGGCCCCAAACCTGAATCCcctactcaaggtgcggcctccaccagcgctgagtacaggaggacaatctctgccctgctcctgctgaccatactattgctgatccaggccaggatgctggtggccttcttggacatctgggcactgctggctcatcttcaggtCTTTCTatactgggcagctttccaggcactgtgccccaagcctggagtgttcctggggttgttgtgacccaggtgtaggacctggCACTCAGTCTTGTTCATGGATACCTGGATTTCAGTTGATTTCTTTCTGTAGAGGTTTTAGATTAATTAGACATGCAGACAGCAAGTTTCCTCCATGATGTCTTCTGCAAGCCAATTTGGGGGAGCTGTATGATATGCACATCCCATTTTCTTGACCAGAGCATAACACTGCTAGAAGGTAAACCACACCTGAACACCATGGCTGCAAGTATGGAAGCACCACACGTGAGGCTCTATCACAGAGAAATGTTTTGGCAACTTGGGAGATTCACTGTTCAAAAGAAAATTATGGTTGATGGAGCGGGCACAGAAGTGGCAAGCAGGAAAGAAGCATCCCTCAGGTATTTCTTCTGTTCCTCACACAACTTTTAATGTTCCtacagaaggacatggagactcttgaatgtgtccagagaagggcaacgaggctggagagaggcctcaagcacagccctgtgaggagaggctgagggagctggggttgcttagcctggagaagaggaggctcaagggagacctcattgctctctacagctacctgaagggaggttgtagccaggtgggggttggtctcttctcccaggcaaccagcaccagaacaagaggacacagtctcaagctgtgccaggggaagtttaggctggaggtgaggagaaagttcttcacagagagagttgttggccattggaatgtgctgctcaggaaggtggtggagtcaccatccctggaggtgttcaaggtgggactggacgtggcacttggtgccatggtttagcagtcatgaggtgttgggtgacaggttggacttgatgatctttgaggtcttttccaaccttattgatgctatgatacaggtgacAGAACCTTACTCAGTTGCTTCCAGAATCCATCTGGACATTGACAAAGAAAACTTGTTTGCCTATGGACAactcaacaatttcttcagCAGACTGGTTACATAAGAATTCTCTTTTCAGCTCCTGGGTTTTGGAACTAAACTGTGTGTTTATCATTTTAAACCCAGCATCTCACCTTAGAAGCATTAGCAGTTGTTCTGTTCAGCCCAGACAAGGACTTCCAGCAGAGAGGTCTGCGAAGAGCACCTTCAAAGCTATCATCAACCAGTTCAGCAATGACAGAGTAACTGGGAAACAAAGCAGACAGGACAGCTGACAGGAGAACATTATCACTGGGGAATGGCTGTGAAACTTAAGAATTAGAGCCTAAAAACTGACATTAAACACTATGCCAGCAAGCAAGGTGTGAAACTTAGAAGTCTCTTTCTACTAGGAATGGAGGAGAAGAAATAAACTTGTGAATACATTCACCAGcaccttccctccccactcctctgctcctgtttgtggcactctcaaaggtcttttccaacagaagcaATTCCATGGTTCTCTTCTGAATACCAATCTGACATTTACAGCCCACACAGTATCTAATGAATTAAAGGCAATCATCACCCAaagagagggtttttttctcccacatTACAGAAATTATCCATACCCCCTCTTTTTAGAAGTCATTATTAGGACATCAAATTGCTTTCCTGGGTGGATTCACCACGGGTGCCAAATAGTCTCATTCTTACTACTGTTAACCTGAATTGAAGTGAAATGGTGGTGTTTAGCACCCCTGCTAAAAGGATTTTTAGAATTCCCAGTAGGAATGCATCTGGCAAAGTAATTTGGGTGCAGAACAGGTGCTTAACCAGTGAAGACAGTAAATTACTACATTAAGGCAGAAAGATGAGCTTCAAACCTTGCATGATAGAAGGGAGGGCCTTTCCGATACAGCACTGAAACCAAAGAGAAACACCTTGGTTAGGCAGAGTTTCCAGCTCAGCTTAATACCAGGGGCcagaaatattttcaaacacttcatagaatacatagaataaaccaggttggaagagaccttcaagatcatcgtggccaacccatcaaccaatccaacaccacccaaacaactaacccatggcaccaagcaccccatcaagtctcctcctgaacacttccaatgatggtgactccaccacctcaggcagcccattccaatgggcaatcactctctctgtatagagcttcttcctaacatccaacctaaacctcccctggtgcagcctgagactgtgtcctcttgttctggtactggctgcctgggagaagagaccaacatctgcctgactacaacctcccttcaggtagttgtagagagcaaggtcacccttgagtctcctccaggctaagcaaccccagctccctcagcctctcctcacagggctgtgttccaaacccctcaccaactttgttgcccttctctgtactcgttccagcaagtcaacctccttcctaaactgagaggcccagaactggacacaggactcaaggtgtggcctaaccagtgcagtgtacaggggcagaatgacctccctgctcctgttggccacactgttcctgatgcaggccaagatgccattggcaactcttggctgcctgggcacactgcaggctcatgttcagcctaccatcaaccagcacccccaggtccctctctacctggctgctctccagccactctgaccccagcctgtagctctccatggggttgctgtgaccaatgATCAGTGGCCAATCAGTTCCACAAGACAGGACTTGCAACACTTCAGAACTCTGCATTTGCCCCATAGAGtagagaaagagggaagagattaacaacaaaacaaaacccaagcaggaACAGCAAGGTGActcagggcaggaaagaggCAGGGAACATAAAGAtaaagcagcacacagccacatAACAGTTACCAGCTCCCATGAGATGAAGTTCAGGTTGGAATTTTTCTGCTACAGGCTCATGCTTTCAACACTGGATTTGCAACAGAAGTTGAGCCACTGGAGAAGATCACAACAGGCCATGGAATTTCCACACTTTCCACAGGCTTTAGGAgaggcacagggcacaagttCTTATACACTGCCTGCCAGACCCACTAAAAGATTCTGTCTTTATACAAGGGTACACAGGACTCGTTGGAGATGGGCTGATGTCCCTGGGCTAAACTATCACAGGGGCATGAAGTGACAGCATGAAGAGTGATGGCTTCAAAGTGCAGAGGTGATGGCTTCACCATCatggtggtgaggcactggaacaggttgcccagagaaactcTGGAAACTCCAAgcccaagcctggaagtgttgtaagccaggttggatgaggccttgagcaatgtggTCCAGCAGAAGGTATCCcagcccatgacagggggttggaactagatgatcattaggtgcctttccaacccaaatggcaaccagcaccagaacaagaggacacagtctcaagctgtgtcagggaaggtttaggctggaggttaggaagaaattcttcataaagagagtgattgcccattggaatgtgctgctcagggaggtggtggagtcaccatcactggaggtgtttaggaggagacttgatagggtgcttgctgccatggtttagttgattagatggtgttgggtgatagattggacttgatgatctggaaagTCTCTtctcaacctggtttattctattctactcttctATATGATTCTCTGTTTTCCTGTCTTCCCTTTGTCATGGGCTTCTTTAACTAGCAGAGCTTTTCTCACACAGCTGGCTAGCATAGAGCCTGTCAGGAAAAGGATGAGCAGCACTCTGTTCCAGGGACAACCGTGATTTGCCAATTATCCACTAAAAGCAATTGCAGTAATGCCAGCCCTAAGAAGGTACTCCCAAACCCCAAGAAGCTAGAGGAGCTCAGGTACAGCGCAGAACTCCTACTTGCCTTCCACAAGAAaagggctacagagatgctgagaggcctggaaTATCTCTCTTATggtgaaaggctgagagaattggggctgtttagtgtggaaaagagaagactgagggaggatctcatcaatgctgatctgCTTAAAAGGTGGGTGTCAGAAGCAGGGGACCAGGCTttcctcagtggtgcccagtgacaggacaagagctaATGGGCACAAAGTTgagcataagaagttccatctaaacatgaggaggagcttctttaacagtgatggagcactggaaaaggctgcccagagaggttgtggagtctccatgtctggacacattctaaattcacctggacatgttcctgtgtgatcttctgcaggtgaacctgccttggcaagggggttggacttgatcttcagaggtcccttccaacccctaccactctgtgattttcCACTCATCCTAAATTTATTGCTAACCCACAGCCTGGTCAAAAATATCTCTGTCAACTGCAAGTAGCTGCTTCAAGTCATGCAGTTAGTTATTGTTCCACCTTTGACACTGGAGTCTTGCACTGCCTTAAAAGAATGTGGCTGCAAATGGTTCCAGGTGTTTTAAGGGAGGCACTCACAGAGATCAGTTCCATACTTCAGCCCAACTTTGGGGACCCAGCCCTTGCTGCGAAAGTAGTGGTAGGCCATGTAGGTTGTTTTGAAGTGGGGCTTCACTTCACTGAAAACCTCCCAGAGCTTCACAATAGTCAGGGGCTCCTAAAAGATCACAAAAGGCATTAGTGTGGCTATATATTAAGCAGACACAAATTGTCCTATCATGTGATACTagaaagaccaacccccacctggctccaacctcctttcagggagttgtagagaacagtgAGCTCTCCCCTCTACTTCTTCtgtaggctaaacaaccccagttccctcagcctctcctccccagccctattctccagacccttccccagctttgttacccttctctggacacattccagcaactcagtgtccttcttggagtgaagggcccaaaactacTGCTATAGGAGAGAACCATTTCAGACTAAACCTACATAATGGCACCCCCAGGAATCCAAACTAATCTAAGCAAACCAAACTAATGGTATCCCCCACTAATCCAAAATGAATACAATTCCTTACCTCACCATAATAGATACTTAAGCATCCCAGAGCATACACCAAGAAAAAAGCCTGAAAACATTAAAGAGAATATGTTTAAGAGCTAGACTCTACCTATAGTTCATATTCCACATAAGAAGAAAAATCTCATGCTAATTTTGTATATGGATCCTTGTGTCATCAAGAGAAACAAGGAGCCTGAAAGTTTCCTTTCAGGTTTGTCCTCATGGCCTTTCCATTCCAACAGGGACAGCACTACAAGAACATCTACACATGTGCTGTCAAGTCCTGAAGGCACAGTGTTGAAACTAACACATGAACATTTCCAGGAGCAGGATGTATACCAATGTTATGTTCCTGGTATTTCTACACTCAAGTCCTGTCACTGCTCTCTTTGTCAGTGGGATTATTCTTCTAAAGCACATGGGATTGAACCCTAcgtattttttttaagcataaTCATTTAGATACTGAAAGTTAAGTCTACAGTATAAAGCTgaaggttggagtcaatgatcttggaggtcttttctgaccaaaaCATTCCTGTGATTCTACGACTAAGACAATTCAAATACTTAGGAGacacaggagaaacttctgctaCAGAAATAGGTATTAAATGATCtaagaatgttaggggctggaagggacctcaacagctcatccagtccaaccccccctgccagagcaggatcacctacagcagatcacacaggaccacatccaggcaggttgtgaACGTCTCccgagagggagactccacagcctcccctgggcagcctgttccagtgttccctccacctcacagtgaaaagttttttcccctcctgatgTTGCAACATAGCTTAATGTTTACTTTTGAGATTAAAAGTGACACAACTTCTTGTTCTGAATGCACCTGAAACgttttgggtttgtgtgctGCAAACATACCTCCTCCAAGCTGAGCTGTAAATATTCAGTAATCCTAAATGGATTTTTTCTGCATACTAGTCTTTCCTTCTTGACGAGCTGCAAGACAAATTCACTCCATTACTAAAACACTGAACTGGAAAACAACAATCCTGAATTCTGAAAATGGCACTGATAGAACTTTTCTAAAGGGTGAGGAGGGACTTCATCCTTACATCTTCTCGTGCATGAGCAGAACCATCTTCAGGACTTAAGCTACCTTCTACTTCTTCCTCCACCAACACATACTCTGGAGCACACGCTTCTGACCTGATCATCTCACAAGGTTTTTGCTCAGTGTTCTCcttggctgtgcagctgcagggcaccagAGCACCATGCTTCTGGCAAGACACTTCAGCTTTCTCTTTCAAGTCCCCTTGCTCCTGTTTTTCAGAGCCACACAGGGCCACAGGATCAAACTGAGGGTCTCTTTCCAAACAGGCTTTCTTGAAGCCTTCCTGCTGACTGTCAGGACTTAGGGCTGCTCTGTTCCCAGCGTCTGCAGAAGACTGTGTGGGAAGTTCTGTATTTTCTGCATTTAGGCCATTTCTACTCCAGCTGTTCCTGGTTTGTTCAGCTCTATCCTCTTCCAAAAGTGGCAGCTCAACAGGCTTAGTGTAATTATCAAGGATTTTGGTAACTGAGCACTCATCCAATCCTTGCTCTTGTAAAACACTTTTAGCccactggacatggcactggtACCTAGGACACAAGTAAAATAAATGAGATGTTTTAGGGCATTACAGCCTTTAATTAGCATCCTAAACCCAAGCAGATTCTGCATGGCTCATTCAACACACACCCCAGTAACTGCTATGCTAAATACACCATAAGCAAGGACTTGAGTCTTCAGAAAGCTGCAGACATCACCAAACATCAAGACTCTGCCACCttctttttgggtttggtttgccttTTAAAGTTCTGCAGCAACAAACACCCTTAGGAAAAgctgcagaatagaatagaatagaccagaccaggttggaagagaccttcaagatcatcgtgtccaacccatcaaccaatccaacaccacctaatcaactaaaccatggcaccaagcaccccatcaagtctc
It encodes:
- the TSEN2 gene encoding tRNA-splicing endonuclease subunit Sen2 — encoded protein: MAEAVFHPPRRKRRIFESYDSPFPVAVGGKDFRICRAEILNNNVIVRNPEDIDLLYSKGYFGKGILSRSRPVYSISDPALVAKWQGANLNMPIITSKKYQCHVQWAKSVLQEQGLDECSVTKILDNYTKPVELPLLEEDRAEQTRNSWSRNGLNAENTELPTQSSADAGNRAALSPDSQQEGFKKACLERDPQFDPVALCGSEKQEQGDLKEKAEVSCQKHGALVPCSCTAKENTEQKPCEMIRSEACAPEYVLVEEEVEGSLSPEDGSAHAREDLVKKERLVCRKNPFRITEYLQLSLEEAFFLVYALGCLSIYYGEEPLTIVKLWEVFSEVKPHFKTTYMAYHYFRSKGWVPKVGLKYGTDLLLYRKGPPFYHASYSVIAELVDDSFEGALRRPLCWKSLSGLNRTTANASKELMLCYLIRPSDMTDEEMSTPECMKRIKVQELIVSRWVSSRERSDQDEL